A stretch of Coffea arabica cultivar ET-39 unplaced genomic scaffold, Coffea Arabica ET-39 HiFi ptg000039l, whole genome shotgun sequence DNA encodes these proteins:
- the LOC113735054 gene encoding protein IQ-DOMAIN 13-like isoform X2 has product MGKKGSWFSAIKKVFSSSSKEKPNDGTDKKSSKEKKKGRGKLKHGENRSLIPLFREPSSIEKILGEADELFIRPTTSSEIPRTPPALPVRPVSPRVSSPKAASPRVTSPRAASPKVSSPRAPSQRVASPRPAPPRAASPRGASPVVPQIRRETNYVYRPEPTSKNLHLAATKIQAAYRGYMARRSFRALRGLVRLQGVVRGQNVKRQTMNAMKQMQLLVRVQTQIQSRRIQMLENQAMQRQSCKNDKEAESTLSKWTLNQSEAGNNEDWDDSLLTKEEVEARLRKKVEAVIKRERAMAYAYSHQLWKANPRSSQAALDFRSNGFPWWWNWLERQLPPANPSENQSVAKNVHLTPPRPISEYKRSPRPQASNYKHHNYAFDNHESATPRSSKSAVPGRGKQFHTPTRTPPPNSSGLMKYTRPRASAAESPFDLPMNDTDSLTSCPPFSVPNYMVPTVSAKAKVRASSNPKERLPGTPGNDSKRRFSFPLTPNIGSFKWNKASSKEATSQKVLEKHESMRSIGDVSVESTVSMPAIVGRKPFNRFV; this is encoded by the exons ATGGGAAAGAAAGGGAGTTGGTTTTCAGCCATCAAGAAAGTTTTCTCATCCAGCTCCAAGGAGAAGCCTAATGAT GGAACAGATAAGAAAAGTtcgaaggaaaagaagaagggaCGAGGTAAATTGAAGCATGGAGAGAACAGATCATTAATTCCCCTCTTCAGGGAACCAAGTAGCATTGAGAAAATCCTTGGCGAAGCAGATGAATTATTTATCAGACCTACTACATCTTCTGAAATTCCGAGAACACCACCAGCATTACCTGTGAGGCCAGTCTCTCCACGAGTCTCTTCACCTAAAGCTGCTTCTCCCAGGGTTACTTCTCCCAGGGCTGCGTCTCCAAAGGTTTCTTCTCCTAGGGCTCCATCCCAAAGAGTGGCTTCCCCTAGGCCAGCTCCTCCTCGTGCTGCTTCACCAAGGGGTGCTTCTCCTGTGGTTCCCCAAATCCGCAGGGAAACCAACTATGTTTACAGGCCTGAACCTACGTCGAAAAACCTTCACCTTGCAGCCACCAAGATCCAGGCAGCTTATAGAGGCTACATg GCAAGGAGAAGTTTCAGAGCTTTGAGGGGGTTAGTGAGGCTTCAAGGTGTGGTGAGAGGCCAGAATGTGAAGCGACAGACCATGAATGCCATGAAACAGATGCAGCTTTTGGTTAGAGTTCAAACGCAAATTCAGTCACGCAGAATTCAAATGTTGGAAAACCAGGCAATGCAGCGCCAATCCTGTAAGAATGACAAGGAAGCAGAGAGTACACTGAGCAAATGGACCTTGAACCAG TCTGAGGCAGGTAACAATGAAGATTGGGATGATAGCTTACTAACTAAAGAGGAAGTTGAAGCAAGGCTCCGGAAGAAAGTAGAGGCAGtcatcaagagagagagagctatggccTATGCATACTCTCACCAG TTGTGGAAAGCAAATCCAAGGTCATCTCAAGCAGCTCTTGACTTCAGATCCAATGGGTTCCCATGGTGGTGGAATTGGTTAGAACGTCAGCTTCCTCCAGCAAATCCTTCAGAGAACCAATCTGTTGCCAAGAATGTTCATCTAACACCTCCAAGGCCAATTTCAGAGTACAAGCGTAGTCCGCGACCTCAAGCAAGCAACTATAAGCATCATAATTATGCTTTTGACAATCATGAATCAGCGACACCAAGGTCATCAAAATCAGCTGTCCCAGGTAGAGGCAAGCAGTTTCACACTCCAACGAGAACGCCACCACCAAACAGCTCAGGTCTTATGAAATATACAAGACCAAGAGCCAGTGCAGCTGAATCTCCTTTTGATCTTCCAATGAATGATACTGATAGTCTTACTAGCTGTCCACCTTTTTCTGTTCCAAATTACATGGTACCTACTGTCTCGGCCAAAGCCAAAGTGAGAGCAAGTAGCAATCCAAAGGAGAGACTTCCTGGTACTCCAGGAAATGACTCAAAGAGACGATTTTCGTTTCCTTTGACTCCAAATATAGGTTCTTTCAAGTGGAACAAAGCATCTAGCAAAGAAGCTACTTCTCAGAAGGTACTGGAGAAACATGAATCGATGAGATCTATTGGAGACGTAAGTGTGGAATCAACAGTTTCTATGCCAGCTATAGTTGGGAGGAAGCCTTTTAACAGATTTGTGTGA
- the LOC113735055 gene encoding basic endochitinase: MMNLKVHSIALIIVSTIFSLVLTSECGVIVVYWGQNVMEGTLRDTCSSGLYRVVNIAFLPTFGNGQTPKLNLAGHCEPSSGDCKKLSENIRQCQSQGIKVMLSIGGGNGSYSLSSANDAKQVADYLWNNFLGGKSNSRPLGDAVLDGIDFDIELGQGQSYYAALAQALSGYSKQGKKVYLTASPQCPFPDKKLNAALSTGLFDYVWIQFYNNPMCEYTSSSPNNFENSWKKWTSSIKANQFFVGLPASKMAAKSGFVPEQVLKSKVLPFVKKSSSKYGGIMLYDRYNDKQNGYSSAVKGSV; encoded by the coding sequence atgatgaatctcaaagTTCATTCAATTGCTTTAATAATAGTCTCTACAATCTTTTCCCTCGTCTTGACTTCAGAATGTGGAGTCATTGTGGTCTACTGGGGCCAAAATGTAATGGAAGGCACCTTGCGCGATACATGTTCCTCTGGATTGTATCGGGTTGTTAACATAGCCTTCCTCCCAACTTTTGGCAATGGTCAAACTCCTAAGCTGAACCTAGCTGGTCATTGTGAGCCTTCATCTGGGGACTGTAAAAAATTAAGCGAGAACATTCGCCAGTGTCAAAGCCAAGGAATTAAGGTCATGCTCTCAATTGGCGGTGGCAACGGGAGCTATTCTTTATCATCAGCCAATGATGCCAAGCAAGTGGCAGATTATCTGTGGAACAACTTTTTAGGGGGCAAATCAAATTCAAGACCACTAGGTGATGCTGTTTTGGATGGTATCGACTTCGATATTGAACTTGGCCAAGGCCAATCTTATTATGCTGCTTTGGCTCAAGCATTGTCTGGTTACAGCAAGCAAGGCAAAAAAGTGTACTTAACTGCATCACCACAGTGTCCATTTCCTGATAAGAAACTCAATGCTGCCCTTAGCACTGGACTCTTTGACTACGTATGGATCCAGTTCTACAATAATCCTATGTGTGAGTACACTTCTAGCAGTCCCAACAACTTCGAAAATTCATGGAAGAAATGGACATCATCAATAAAAGCAAATCAATTTTTTGTTGGACTTCCGGCTTCAAAGATGGCTGCTAAAAGTGGTTTTGTTCCAGAACAAGTTCTAAAATCAAAGGTCCTGCCGTTCGTGAAAAAATCATCATCAAAATATGGTGGGATCATGCTTTACGATCGATACAATGACAAACAGAACGGCTATAGTTCTGCTGTGAAGGGCAGTGTTTGA
- the LOC113735053 gene encoding uncharacterized protein, producing MQDPKNSSQARKPWYQRAMQMATVWKVSVAKPTEIPTPNASIWKTISRSTEIPGTNSNRHRLRKCTSLKVASSFTRVCLCAPISSYTEVFHGDVPPRRSNSYPRSKPVPIQQEIRTPSGRISTEGRKIFRGKSLTDDVLMRRFVIEEEAMMQLRRRNEMEIIRRRSAMRRKKLGPSPLSRMVLAEEE from the exons ATGCAAGATCCGAAGAACTCATCACAAGCAAG GAAGCCCTGGTACCAAAGAGCAATGCAGATGGCTACAGTTTGGAAGGTTAGTGTAGCAAAACCAACTGAAATTCCAACACCAAATGCCAGTATATGGAAAACTATTTCGAGATCAACAGAAATTCCAGGTACAAATTCTAACAGGCACAGGCTAAGGAAATGCACCTCTTTGAAGGTTGCTTCATCGTTTACTCGAGTTTGTTTGTGTGCACCAATCTCCTCCTACACTGAAGTTTTCCATGGTGATGTTCCACCTAGAAGGAGTAATAGTTATCCAAGATCAAAACCAGTTCCCATACAGCAAGAAATTAGAACTCCAAGCGGGAGAATTAGCACGGAAGGGAGGAAAATTTTTCGCGGAAAATCATTGACAGATGATGTGCTAATGAGGAgatttgtgattgaagaagaagCAATGATGCAACTTAGGAGAAGGAATGAAATGGAAATTATTAGAAGAAGAAGTGCCATGAGAAGGAAAAAACTTGGTCCGAGTCCTCTTAGTAGAATGGTTTTGGCTGAGGAAGAATGA
- the LOC113735054 gene encoding protein IQ-DOMAIN 13-like isoform X1, giving the protein MEMSVKRKERPRRISCFYCCIAYPRENTDARNMGKKGSWFSAIKKVFSSSSKEKPNDGTDKKSSKEKKKGRGKLKHGENRSLIPLFREPSSIEKILGEADELFIRPTTSSEIPRTPPALPVRPVSPRVSSPKAASPRVTSPRAASPKVSSPRAPSQRVASPRPAPPRAASPRGASPVVPQIRRETNYVYRPEPTSKNLHLAATKIQAAYRGYMARRSFRALRGLVRLQGVVRGQNVKRQTMNAMKQMQLLVRVQTQIQSRRIQMLENQAMQRQSCKNDKEAESTLSKWTLNQSEAGNNEDWDDSLLTKEEVEARLRKKVEAVIKRERAMAYAYSHQLWKANPRSSQAALDFRSNGFPWWWNWLERQLPPANPSENQSVAKNVHLTPPRPISEYKRSPRPQASNYKHHNYAFDNHESATPRSSKSAVPGRGKQFHTPTRTPPPNSSGLMKYTRPRASAAESPFDLPMNDTDSLTSCPPFSVPNYMVPTVSAKAKVRASSNPKERLPGTPGNDSKRRFSFPLTPNIGSFKWNKASSKEATSQKVLEKHESMRSIGDVSVESTVSMPAIVGRKPFNRFV; this is encoded by the exons ATGGAAATGTcggtaaaaagaaaagaaagaccaAGACGAATATCATGTTTTTATTGCTGCATAG CTTATCCAAGGGAAAACACTGATGCTAGAAATATGGGAAAGAAAGGGAGTTGGTTTTCAGCCATCAAGAAAGTTTTCTCATCCAGCTCCAAGGAGAAGCCTAATGAT GGAACAGATAAGAAAAGTtcgaaggaaaagaagaagggaCGAGGTAAATTGAAGCATGGAGAGAACAGATCATTAATTCCCCTCTTCAGGGAACCAAGTAGCATTGAGAAAATCCTTGGCGAAGCAGATGAATTATTTATCAGACCTACTACATCTTCTGAAATTCCGAGAACACCACCAGCATTACCTGTGAGGCCAGTCTCTCCACGAGTCTCTTCACCTAAAGCTGCTTCTCCCAGGGTTACTTCTCCCAGGGCTGCGTCTCCAAAGGTTTCTTCTCCTAGGGCTCCATCCCAAAGAGTGGCTTCCCCTAGGCCAGCTCCTCCTCGTGCTGCTTCACCAAGGGGTGCTTCTCCTGTGGTTCCCCAAATCCGCAGGGAAACCAACTATGTTTACAGGCCTGAACCTACGTCGAAAAACCTTCACCTTGCAGCCACCAAGATCCAGGCAGCTTATAGAGGCTACATg GCAAGGAGAAGTTTCAGAGCTTTGAGGGGGTTAGTGAGGCTTCAAGGTGTGGTGAGAGGCCAGAATGTGAAGCGACAGACCATGAATGCCATGAAACAGATGCAGCTTTTGGTTAGAGTTCAAACGCAAATTCAGTCACGCAGAATTCAAATGTTGGAAAACCAGGCAATGCAGCGCCAATCCTGTAAGAATGACAAGGAAGCAGAGAGTACACTGAGCAAATGGACCTTGAACCAG TCTGAGGCAGGTAACAATGAAGATTGGGATGATAGCTTACTAACTAAAGAGGAAGTTGAAGCAAGGCTCCGGAAGAAAGTAGAGGCAGtcatcaagagagagagagctatggccTATGCATACTCTCACCAG TTGTGGAAAGCAAATCCAAGGTCATCTCAAGCAGCTCTTGACTTCAGATCCAATGGGTTCCCATGGTGGTGGAATTGGTTAGAACGTCAGCTTCCTCCAGCAAATCCTTCAGAGAACCAATCTGTTGCCAAGAATGTTCATCTAACACCTCCAAGGCCAATTTCAGAGTACAAGCGTAGTCCGCGACCTCAAGCAAGCAACTATAAGCATCATAATTATGCTTTTGACAATCATGAATCAGCGACACCAAGGTCATCAAAATCAGCTGTCCCAGGTAGAGGCAAGCAGTTTCACACTCCAACGAGAACGCCACCACCAAACAGCTCAGGTCTTATGAAATATACAAGACCAAGAGCCAGTGCAGCTGAATCTCCTTTTGATCTTCCAATGAATGATACTGATAGTCTTACTAGCTGTCCACCTTTTTCTGTTCCAAATTACATGGTACCTACTGTCTCGGCCAAAGCCAAAGTGAGAGCAAGTAGCAATCCAAAGGAGAGACTTCCTGGTACTCCAGGAAATGACTCAAAGAGACGATTTTCGTTTCCTTTGACTCCAAATATAGGTTCTTTCAAGTGGAACAAAGCATCTAGCAAAGAAGCTACTTCTCAGAAGGTACTGGAGAAACATGAATCGATGAGATCTATTGGAGACGTAAGTGTGGAATCAACAGTTTCTATGCCAGCTATAGTTGGGAGGAAGCCTTTTAACAGATTTGTGTGA
- the LOC113735931 gene encoding protein ALP1-like produces MPRLPIENRRRKKYRGQSQILSGMIMVVIALFMMWYQLIFIHLKSRRRQIKSKEEKVTERMQHLFNLTRESDAYCISELRMDRRTFGILCEMIRDTGGLKATRNMSIEEIVAMFVYVLAHHKKSRTICGLFWRSRETVSRQFNLCLLAVLKLHTILLKKPEPITEDCTDERWKCFKNCLGALDGTLIDVTPPTEQKSRYRTRKGSIATNVLGVCSPNMQFIYVLPGWEGSAHDGRVLRNAISRPNGFRVPQGCYYLVDAGYCNADGFLAPYRGQRYHLNEFNGYRPQRPEEYFNMKHSKARNIIERCFGLLKGRWKILASPSFFPIQTQVRIIMACCLLHNLIRKFMTFDPQELLQCEENESEDEDSDEEVEYISTILPSDQWANFRNNLAHEMFDNWRAGLSI; encoded by the exons ATGCCACGTTTGCCTATTGAAAACAGAAGACGCAAAAAATATCGAGGGCAAAGCCAGATTTTATCAGGAATGATAATGGTTGTTATTGCACTGTTTATGATGTGGTACCAGTTAATATTCATACATCTCAAAAGTAGAAGACgccaaataaaatcaaaagaagaaaaagtcacTGAGCGCATGCAACACTTATTCAATTTGACTAGGGAGAGTGATGCTTATTGTATTAGCGAACTTCGTATGGATAGACGAACATTTGGGATATTATGTGAAATGATTAGAGACACTGGAGGTTTGAAAGCTACAAGAAACATGTCAATAGAAGAAATTGTTGccatgtttgtatatgttttggCTCACCACAAGAAAAGTAGAACAATTTGTGGTCTATTTTGGAGAAGTAGAGAAACGGTGAGTCGTCAATTTAATCTTTGCCTCCTAGCAGTTTTGAAATTGCATACTATATTACTTAAGAAGCCTGAGCCTATTACCGAAGATTGCACAGATGAGAGATGGAAATGTTTTAAG AATTGTTTAGGTGCCTTAGATGGGACATTAATAGATGTGACACCACCCACCGAACAAAAATCAAGATACCGAACGAGAAAAGGAAGTATTGCAACGAATGTATTAGGGGTTTGTTCTCCTAATATGCAATTTATCTATGTCTTGCCTGGTTGGGAAGGTTCGGCACATGATGGTCGTGTGCTTCGAAATGCTATCTCTAGACCAAATGGTTTTAGAGTCccacaag GTTGTTATTACTTGGTGGATGCTGGATATTGTAATGCTGATGGATTTCTTGCCCCTTATCGAGGGCAAAGATACCACCTTAATGAATTCAATGGTTATCGACCACAAAGACCAGAGGAATATTTCAACATGAAACATTCTAAAGCTAGAAATATCATAGAAAGATGTTTTGGATTGCTAAAAGGAAGGTGGAAGATTCTAGCATCCccttcattttttccaattcaaaCACAAGTGCGAATAATTATGGCATGTTGTCTGCTGCACAACTTGATAAGGAAGTTCATGACTTTTGATCCACAAGAATTACTACAatgtgaagaaaatgaaagtgaagaTGAAGACAGTGATGAAGAAGTAGAGTACATATCCACTATTTTACCAAGTGATCAATGGGCAAATTTTAGAAATAATTTAGCACATGAAATGTTTGACAATTGGAGGGCTGGACTTAGTATTTAG